From the genome of Chlorocebus sabaeus isolate Y175 chromosome 2, mChlSab1.0.hap1, whole genome shotgun sequence, one region includes:
- the TMEM74B gene encoding transmembrane protein 74B gives MASPPGLELKTLSNGPQAPRRSAPLGPVAPSREGVENACFSSEEHETHFQNPGNTRLGSSPSPSGGVSSLPRSQRDDLSLHSEEGPGLEPVSRPVDYGFVSALVFLVSGILLVVTAYAIPREARVNPDTVTAREMERLEMYYARLGSHLDKCIIAGLGLLTVGGMLLSVLLMVSLCKGELYRRRTFVPGRGSRKTYGSINLRMRQLNGDGGQALVENEVVQVSETSHTLQRS, from the coding sequence ATGGCATCTCCCCCTGGTCTGGAACTGAAGACACTGAGCAATGGTCCTCAAGCCCCAAGGAGATCAGCTCCCCTGGGCCCGGTGGCCCCATCCAGGGAGGGTGTGGAGAATGCCTGCTTCTCCTCAGAGGAGCACGAGACCCATTTCCAGAACCCTGGGAACACGAGACTGGGCAGCTCACCCAGTCCCTCTGGGGGTGTCTCCTCACTGCCCCGATCCCAGCGGGATGATCTGTCCCTGCATtcagaggaggggccaggcctgGAGCCCGTGAGTCGCCCGGTGGATTATGGCTTTGTTTCCGCCCTCGTTTTCCTGGTGAGTGGGATTCTCTTGGTGGTGACAGCATACGCCATCCCCCGTGAGGCTCGAGTCAATCCGGACACAGTGACAGCGCGGGAGATGGAACGACTAGAAATGTACTACGCCCGCCTAGGCTCCCACTTGGACAAGTGCATCATCGCAGGCCTGGGGCTGCTCACGGTGGGCGGCATGCTCTTGTCGGTGCTGCTCATGGTCTCCCTGTGCAAGGGCGAGCTGTACCGCCGGAGGACCTTCGTCCCCGGCAGGGGCTCCAGGAAGACCTATGGCTCCATTAACCTGCGCATGAGACAGCTCAATGGGGATGGGGGCCAGGCCCTGGTGGAGAATGAAGTTGTCCAGGTCTCAGAGACTAGCCACACCCTCCAGAGGTCTTAA